A single Sorex araneus isolate mSorAra2 chromosome 8, mSorAra2.pri, whole genome shotgun sequence DNA region contains:
- the SIGLEC10 gene encoding sialic acid-binding Ig-like lectin 10, which yields MVLLLLLTMLWGGSQAQDARYKLHMQRVVTLQKGLCALLPCTVKYPQIGWTQETRACGFWYRVGSPKSPVATNCSPENVHHSTNGRFQLLGQPKDWSCSLLITDVQESDRGVYYFRVERGRTVLYNYMQYQLSLEVTDLTQKPDIYILEPLRPGHRATVICVFNTSAECPAPTFSWEGAAVSWRRTQAGTHMSSVLTLEPRPQDHSTDLTCRVRFAPSGLSTEKKLRLEVAYAPKDMVIRVSRAKGAAPQLQERDSPLQARKGQFLQLLCEADSLPHATLTWALEGRVVSCSRPQGPEALALVLPAVTEGDAGTYTCRAENPLGSQNRSLHLVVQYPPENLRVVFTMENRTVLETSSKTTSFWVLQGRSLQLLCVAHSNPPANVSWAGGPLAPNPVQSRDPGLLLLPRVQPDQEGEFTCSAENLLGSQSVSVHIQVHSSPLLLGPSCSWEAQGLHCSCFSHARPAPALHWWLDQGLLLENRSNASFQVTSSSQGPWANSSLSLRDGFGAGLTVRCEARNVHGSQSAWVLLLPDEEGFLSKHFSSGALVGAGVSALLSLCVILILVKTLKKRKVNGEQAERLSRRSTILDYINVFPRARPPAQNRETKPSDPQPPAPAPSPQAWTNQKQQQQCPVGPRGHPGPTASAQALQSNQDEVHYSSLRFHERRARDPQEPRESQEEYAEIRFR from the exons ATGGTCCTGCTGCTGCTCTTGACCATGCTGTGGGGTG GGTCACAGGCTCAGGACGCAAGGTACAAGCTGCACATGCAGAGAGTGGTGACGCTACAAAAGGGCCTGTGTGCACTTTTGCCCTGCACCGTCAAATACCCCCAAATTGGCTGGACCCAGGAGACTCGGGCTTGTGGCTTCTGGTACCGAGTGGGGTCCCCGAAGAGTCCCGTGGCTACCAACTGCTCTCCTGAAAACGTGCATCACAGCACCAATGGGCGGTTCCAGCTTCTGGGCCAGCCCAAGGACTGGAGCTGCTCCTTGCTCATCACAGACGTCCAGGAAAGTGACCGGGGTGTCTATTACTTCCGAGTGGAGAGGGGGCGCACAGTGCTCTACAATTACATGCAGTACCAGCTCTCCCTGGAAGTGACAG ATCTGACCCAGAAGCCCGACATCTACATCCTTGAGCCCCTGAGGCCTGGACACCGGGCGACCGTCATCTGTGTGTTCAACACCTCTGCGGAGTGTCCGGCCCCCACCTTCTCCTGGGAGGGGGCTGCCGTCTCTTGGAGGAGGACCCAAGCCGGCACCCACATGTCTTCGGTGCTCACGCTCGAACCCAGACCCCAGGACCACAGCACCGACCTCACCTGCCGTGTGCGCTTTGCCCCAAGCGGCTTGAGCACAGAGAAGAAGCTGAGGCTGGAAGTGGCCT ATGCCCCCAAAGACATGGTCATCAGGGTTTCTCGGGCCAAAGGGGCAG CCCCGCAGCTCCAGGAAAGAGACTCTCCCCTGCAGGCCCGGAAAGGCCAGTTTCTGCAGCTGCTCTGTGAGGCCGACAGCCTGCCCCACGCCACTCTGACCTGGGCCCTGGAGGGCCGAGTGGTGTCGTGCTCCCGTCCGCAGGGCCCCGAGGCCCTAGCGCTGGTGCTGCCCGCAGTGACGGAGGGAGACGCGGGGACCTACACCTGCCGGGCGGAGAACCCGCTGGGCTCACAGAACCGCAGTCTCCACCTGGTCGTGCAGT ATCCCCCTGAAAACCTGAGAGTGGTGTTCACCATGGAAAATAGGACAG TCCTGGAAACCTCCAGCAAAACCACAAGCTTCTGGGTGCTTCAGGGCCGGAGCCTGCAGCTGCTCTGCGTGGCCCACAGCAACCCTCCAGCCAACgtcagctgggctgggggcccgCTGGCGCCGAACCCTGTGCAGTCACGGGATCCGGGGCTCCTGCTCCTGCCCAGGGTTCAGCCGGACCAGGAAGGAGAATTTACCTGCAGCGCTGAGAACCTGCTCGGCTCCCAGAGCGTGTCTGTCCACATCCAAGTGCACT cctCCCCGCTGTTGCTGGGCCCCTCCTGCTCCTGGGAGGCCCAGGGCCTACACTGTAGCTGCTTCTCCCACGCCcggcccgcccctgccctgcactGGTGGCTGGATCAGGGGCTGCTGCTGGAGAACCGCAGCAACGCCTCCTTCCAGGTCACCTCCagctcccaggggccctgggccaACAGCTCCCTGAGCCTCCGGGACGGCTTCGGCGCCGGCCTCACGGTCCGCTGCGAGGCCCGGAATGTCCATGGGTCCCAGAGTGCCTGGGTCCTGCTGCTGCCAg ATGAGGAGGGATTCCTATCCAAGCATTTCTCCAGTGGAGCCCTCGTGGGCGCTGGCGTGTCGGCGCTCCTGTCCCTCTGTGTCATCCTGATTCT AGTGAAGACACTAAAGAAGAGGAAGGTGAATggggagcaggcagagaggcTGTCCCGGAGGAGCACTATCCTGGACTACATCAACGTGTTTCCTCGCGCTAGGCCTCCG GCTCAGAATCGAGAGACCAAACCAAGTGATCCTCAGCCTCCTGCCCCGGCTCCCTCCCCACAAGCCTGGACCaaccagaagcagcagcagcagtgtcCCGTGGGTCCCAGGGGCCACCCAGGACCCACAGCGTCCGCGCAGGCCCTGCAGAGCAACCAGGACGAGGTCCATTACTCAAGCCTCCGCTTCCATGAGCGCCGGGCCCGGGATCCGCAGGAGCCCAGAGAGAGCCAAGAAGAGTACGCGGAAATCAGGTTCCGCTGA